The Roseofilum reptotaenium CS-1145 genome includes a region encoding these proteins:
- a CDS encoding flippase, translating into MFNKISQLAQNLSPKLRQMIGNASWLASEKLLQMGLGLLIGVWVARYLGPQKFGLLSYALAFTSLFAPLATLGLDKVVVRDLVQHPSEKHQILGTAFAIRLVSSILAYLLEIMIISWIRPDDKLTHALVVIVGLRMCFQVFYTIDLWFQSQVESKYTVWSKNSAYLCANGVKVLLVSLQAPVVFFAWNSLGEIVLGAIGLLILYQFKGNAIAAWRMSLSWGKRLLKNGLPLMFSGIAVIIYLRIDAIMLGQIFGDESVGIYSVATKISELWYFIPTALVSSASPALIEAKGISISLYEQRWQKLLTMMTGISYAIAIPMVFLAKPMITLMYGPNYAASGSVLAIHIWATVFVSLGVAKSVWIVTEGLTHLALVSTSCGAVINILLNLVLIPRYQEVGAAIATVISYGCADYLVYITYPRFQQIGRLMTKALILENLWKR; encoded by the coding sequence ATGTTCAACAAAATTAGTCAATTAGCTCAAAATTTAAGTCCGAAATTACGGCAAATGATTGGTAATGCTAGTTGGTTAGCTTCAGAAAAATTGTTGCAAATGGGTTTAGGTTTGTTAATTGGCGTTTGGGTAGCTCGTTATTTAGGGCCGCAGAAGTTCGGACTATTGAGTTATGCACTAGCTTTTACAAGTCTGTTTGCTCCCCTAGCTACTCTAGGCTTGGATAAAGTGGTTGTCCGAGATTTGGTACAACATCCATCTGAGAAGCATCAGATTCTCGGTACTGCTTTTGCTATTAGGTTAGTGAGTAGTATCCTTGCGTATTTGTTAGAAATTATGATTATTTCCTGGATACGCCCTGACGACAAGTTAACTCATGCTCTAGTTGTAATTGTCGGCTTGAGAATGTGTTTCCAAGTATTTTACACTATAGATCTGTGGTTCCAATCACAAGTTGAATCTAAATATACAGTTTGGAGTAAAAATTCTGCCTATTTATGTGCTAATGGGGTAAAAGTTTTACTCGTATCTTTACAAGCACCAGTAGTTTTTTTTGCGTGGAACTCTTTAGGAGAGATCGTTTTAGGAGCAATTGGACTATTAATTCTCTATCAGTTCAAAGGAAATGCGATCGCTGCTTGGCGTATGAGTCTATCTTGGGGTAAGAGATTACTGAAAAATGGTCTACCATTAATGTTTTCTGGTATCGCTGTTATCATCTATTTACGGATTGATGCGATTATGTTGGGGCAAATCTTTGGAGATGAGAGTGTGGGAATTTATTCTGTTGCCACCAAGATTTCTGAGCTGTGGTATTTTATTCCCACAGCTCTGGTTTCCTCGGCATCACCAGCCCTTATTGAAGCTAAAGGTATCTCTATATCATTGTATGAGCAGAGGTGGCAAAAGCTGTTGACAATGATGACAGGTATTTCCTATGCGATCGCTATTCCTATGGTATTCTTAGCAAAGCCAATGATTACCCTCATGTACGGGCCCAATTACGCCGCTTCTGGCTCGGTATTAGCTATTCATATATGGGCTACGGTTTTTGTATCGTTAGGTGTTGCTAAATCAGTTTGGATTGTCACAGAAGGTCTGACTCACCTTGCATTAGTTAGCACGTCCTGTGGTGCTGTGATTAACATATTACTTAATCTAGTTCTCATTCCAAGATATCAAGAAGTTGGTGCGGCAATTGCTACTGTGATTTCCTATGGATGTGCTGATTATTTAGTGTACATTACTTATCCCAGATTCCAACAAATTGGTCGGTTGATGACTAAAGCATTAATCTTAGAAAATTTATGGAAACGATGA